One genomic segment of Sminthopsis crassicaudata isolate SCR6 chromosome 4, ASM4859323v1, whole genome shotgun sequence includes these proteins:
- the TADA1 gene encoding transcriptional adapter 1: MATFVSELEAAKKNLSEALGDNVKQYWANLKLWFKQKISKEEFDLEAHRLLTQENVHSHNDFLLAILTRCQILVSAPEGAGSLPWTGGSAAKPGKPKGKKKLSSVRQKFDHRFQPQNPLSGAQQFVAKDPQDDDDLKLCSHTMMLPTRGQLEGRMIVTAYEHGLDNVTEEAVTAVVYAVENHLKDILTSVVSRRKAYLLRDGHFKYAFGSNVNPQPYLKNSVIAYNNLIECPPAYSVPSAGQNPASHPPPDDAEQQAALLLACSGDTLPASLPPVNMYDLFEALQVHREVIPTHTVYALNIERIIMKLWHPNHEELQQDKIHRQRLATREGLLLC; this comes from the exons ATATTGGGCTAACCTGAAATTGTGGTTCAAACAGAAGATCAGCAAAGAAGAATTTGATTTGGAAGCTCATCGGCTCCTCACACaggaaaatg TACATTCCCACAATGATTTCCTCTTGGCTATTCTCACTCGTTGTCAGATTTTGGTTTCTGCACCTG aGGGTGCTGGGTCTTTACCCTGGACAGGAGGTTCTGCAGCTAAACCTGGAAAgcccaaaggaaagaaaaaactttctTCAGTTCGACAGAAATTTGAT CATAGATTCCAGCCTCAGAATCCACTGTCAGGAGCCCAGCAGTTTGTGGCAAAGGATCCACAGGACGATGATGATTTGAAACTTTGTTCTCATACAATGATGCTTCCTACTCGGGGCCAACTGGAAGGGAGAATGATAGTAACTGCGTATGAGCATGGGCTGGACAATGTCACCGAAGAGGCAGTGACTGCTGTTGTATATGCAGTGGAG aATCATCTTAAAGATATCCTGACGTCAGTGGTATCAAGAAGAAAAGCTTACCTGTTACGGGATGGTCATTTTAAATATGCATTTGGTAGCAATGTGAATCCACAGCCTTACCTAAAGAATAGTGTAATAGCATATAATAACTTAATTGAATG cCCTCCAGCATATTCCGttccttctgctggtcagaatCCAGCTTCCCACCCACCTCCTGATGATGCTGAGCAGCAGGCAGCTCTCCTGCTAGCTTGTTCAGGGGATACTTTGCCAGCTTCGCTGCCTCCTGTAAACATGTATGACCTTTTTGAAGCTTTACAG GTACACAGAGAAGTGATTCCCACACATACAGTATATGCCCTGAACATTGAAAGGATCATCATGAAACTCTGGCATCCAAATCATGAAGAGCTTCAACAAGATAAAATTCATCGGCAACGTTTGGCAACTAGGGAGGGGCTCCTCCTCTGCTGA